In the Flavobacterium sp. J372 genome, one interval contains:
- a CDS encoding class I SAM-dependent methyltransferase, with product MKIFRFVLNTIPRPLLIRLSYVARPVLALALSGNKFTDPIDGKSFRSFLPYGYGHQRNNVLAPGTLSLERHRLLWLYLKNETDFFTAPHKVLHFAPEQAFYKRFRQMKNLDYTTTDLYSPLADVKADICNLPFADNSYDIILCNHVLEHIPDDIKAMQELYRVLKPGGMGVFQIPQDLSRETTFQDDTITDPKDRARIFGQYDHVRVYGRDYFDKLRNIGFRVEEVDYTKTLSPEEVQRFCLAKGEIIPVCYKD from the coding sequence ATGAAGATATTCCGATTTGTATTAAACACCATCCCCCGCCCGTTGCTCATCAGGCTCAGCTATGTTGCCCGCCCTGTACTGGCACTGGCATTGAGCGGAAATAAATTCACTGACCCTATTGATGGCAAAAGTTTTCGCTCGTTCCTGCCATACGGTTACGGGCATCAACGCAATAACGTGCTTGCCCCGGGAACCCTTTCGCTGGAGAGGCACCGCCTGCTGTGGCTATACCTAAAGAATGAAACCGACTTTTTCACTGCGCCGCACAAAGTGCTGCACTTCGCTCCGGAACAGGCTTTTTACAAGCGCTTCCGCCAGATGAAGAATTTGGATTACACTACAACTGACCTGTATTCGCCTTTAGCTGATGTAAAGGCCGATATCTGCAACCTGCCGTTTGCAGACAACAGCTATGATATCATCTTGTGCAATCACGTGCTTGAGCATATCCCTGATGATATAAAAGCCATGCAGGAATTGTATCGTGTGCTTAAACCCGGCGGTATGGGTGTTTTCCAGATTCCGCAAGACCTTAGCCGTGAAACAACTTTTCAGGATGATACCATTACTGACCCGAAAGATCGTGCACGCATTTTTGGCCAGTATGACCATGTGAGGGTTTATGGGCGTGATTATTTTGATAAGCTGCGCAATATTGGCTTCAGGGTTGAAGAAGTTGATTATACCAAAACACTTTCGCCTGAAGAGGTACAGCGTTTTTGTCTCGCAAAAGGTGAGATAATCCCGGTATGTTACAAGGATTAA
- a CDS encoding DUF5103 domain-containing protein, producing MATTFRAFILLILLSFSSFAQVQQEIAPPYNIKTVSFMKGGENVYPYFRLNEPFQFVFDDLFGNEANYYYSLQHCNYDWTPSNLLSVNDYVDGFDNQRIQNYANSLNTLQIYSRFTLSFPNKFTRILLSGNYILRILNDDREVVFSRRFIVYEEQVAVPLQVKRARGMGDINEKHNMDFAIRPGGTVFQNPLQTVKVLLTQNGRFDNAIYNIKPQYTIGNDLIYKYDKETQFWAGNEYLYFDNKDIRNAVNNVVRITAGEIYNTILYTNEARANVPYTFWPDVNGKFVVRNVNLSVSNQDLEADYTWVFFSLSAPSFFEKKDIYINGMFNNYAKTDEYKMEFNPKSNLWEKAVMIKQGFTNFQYVVADKAGRVDGKNNIDGNFYQTENDYNVFVYYREYNARYDRVIGIGSANSENIIN from the coding sequence ATGGCAACAACATTCCGTGCTTTTATACTTCTTATATTACTTTCATTTTCATCTTTTGCACAGGTACAGCAGGAAATAGCACCCCCATATAACATCAAAACAGTTTCATTCATGAAAGGTGGCGAAAATGTGTATCCGTACTTCCGCCTTAATGAACCTTTCCAGTTTGTGTTTGACGACCTTTTTGGCAACGAAGCGAATTATTATTATTCACTGCAGCATTGTAATTATGACTGGACACCTTCAAACCTGCTTAGCGTTAATGACTATGTAGACGGTTTTGATAACCAGCGGATTCAGAACTATGCCAACTCGCTCAATACGTTACAGATATACTCGCGCTTTACACTCTCATTCCCTAATAAGTTTACAAGGATATTGCTGTCAGGAAATTACATCTTGAGGATACTTAATGATGACCGTGAAGTAGTATTCAGCCGCAGGTTCATAGTTTATGAAGAGCAGGTAGCTGTGCCATTGCAGGTGAAACGGGCGCGGGGAATGGGAGATATAAATGAAAAGCACAATATGGATTTTGCGATAAGGCCAGGAGGTACGGTTTTCCAGAATCCGTTGCAGACCGTGAAAGTACTGCTTACCCAAAACGGCAGGTTTGACAATGCCATTTATAACATTAAGCCGCAATACACCATCGGGAACGACCTGATTTATAAATATGATAAAGAAACGCAGTTTTGGGCAGGGAATGAATACTTGTATTTTGACAATAAAGACATTCGCAATGCTGTAAATAATGTAGTGCGTATTACTGCCGGTGAAATATATAATACTATACTTTATACTAACGAAGCACGTGCTAATGTGCCATATACCTTTTGGCCGGATGTAAACGGCAAATTTGTAGTACGTAATGTTAACCTGAGCGTTAGCAACCAGGACTTGGAGGCCGACTATACATGGGTTTTCTTTAGCCTGAGTGCACCTTCATTTTTTGAGAAGAAAGATATTTACATCAATGGTATGTTTAATAACTATGCTAAGACTGACGAATACAAGATGGAATTCAACCCTAAGAGCAATCTTTGGGAAAAGGCCGTTATGATAAAGCAGGGTTTTACAAATTTTCAATATGTTGTAGCTGATAAAGCCGGAAGGGTAGATGGTAAAAATAATATTGACGGGAACTTTTACCAAACTGAAAATGATTATAACGTTTTCGTCTACTACCGTGAATACAATGCCAGGTATGACAGGGTTATAGGTATAGGCTCAGCAAACTCAGAGAATATTATTAATTAG
- the gpmI gene encoding 2,3-bisphosphoglycerate-independent phosphoglycerate mutase has translation MNKKVILMILDGWGKSPDPKVSAIDNANTPFIDSLYQNYPNAQLRTDGLNVGLPEGQMGNSEVGHMNLGAGRIVYQDLVRINLAVQNKMLGKEKAIVDALTYAKDNDRKVHLLGLVSNGGVHSHIDHLKGLVDVSQDLGVEKVFIHAFTDGRDVDPKSGLGFITELQEHINDSSAKIASIVGRYYAMDRDKRWERVKVAYDLMIKAEGIHTHNGAEAIQKSYDEGVTDEFIKPIVMTEPDGTPLAKIEDGDVVIFFNFRTDRGRQLTQVLSQTDMPEFGMHKLNNLYYVTMTNYDENFKNVHLIYGKDNLTETLGEVISKAGKKQIRIAETEKYPHVTFFFSGGREEPFEGEKRILCPSPKVATYDLQPEMSAYDLADALVPELQKGEVDFVCLNFANGDMVGHTGVMEAAIKACEAVDACAKKVIETGLDNGYTTIVIADHGNCETMINPDGSPNTAHTTNPVPIILVDKNLQHVKNGILGDIAPTILDLMGIEKPVAMTQESLVS, from the coding sequence ATGAATAAGAAAGTTATACTAATGATACTTGACGGTTGGGGAAAATCACCTGACCCAAAGGTATCGGCCATAGACAATGCCAATACGCCATTTATTGATTCATTATACCAGAACTATCCCAACGCCCAACTTCGTACTGACGGGCTTAATGTAGGATTGCCTGAAGGGCAGATGGGCAACAGCGAAGTAGGGCACATGAATCTGGGCGCAGGCCGTATAGTGTATCAGGATCTGGTGCGCATAAACCTGGCTGTGCAAAACAAAATGCTGGGAAAAGAAAAGGCTATTGTTGATGCCTTGACTTACGCAAAAGATAATGACAGGAAAGTACACCTGCTTGGGCTTGTGTCAAACGGAGGGGTACATTCGCACATAGACCACCTTAAAGGCCTTGTTGATGTTTCGCAGGATTTGGGTGTAGAAAAAGTTTTCATCCACGCATTTACTGATGGGCGTGATGTTGACCCTAAATCAGGGCTTGGGTTTATAACTGAATTGCAGGAACATATAAATGACAGTTCGGCTAAGATTGCGAGCATAGTGGGGCGTTACTATGCAATGGACCGCGATAAACGCTGGGAACGGGTAAAAGTAGCGTATGACCTTATGATAAAGGCAGAAGGAATACATACGCACAATGGCGCCGAAGCTATACAAAAAAGCTATGATGAGGGTGTGACGGACGAGTTCATCAAGCCAATTGTTATGACTGAACCGGATGGCACTCCGCTTGCAAAAATAGAAGATGGGGATGTGGTGATTTTCTTCAACTTCCGTACAGATCGTGGCAGGCAGCTTACACAGGTGCTGTCACAAACCGATATGCCGGAATTTGGAATGCACAAGCTGAATAATCTGTACTATGTGACGATGACCAACTATGATGAGAATTTCAAAAACGTGCATCTCATTTACGGAAAAGACAACCTTACCGAAACACTTGGGGAAGTAATCTCAAAAGCCGGAAAGAAACAGATACGCATTGCCGAAACTGAGAAATACCCGCATGTAACATTTTTCTTTAGCGGTGGCCGTGAAGAGCCTTTTGAAGGCGAAAAGCGCATTTTGTGCCCGTCGCCTAAGGTAGCAACCTATGACTTACAGCCGGAAATGAGTGCTTACGATCTTGCCGATGCACTAGTGCCTGAACTGCAAAAAGGTGAGGTTGACTTCGTGTGCCTTAACTTTGCCAACGGCGACATGGTAGGCCATACCGGAGTGATGGAAGCAGCCATTAAAGCCTGTGAAGCTGTAGATGCCTGCGCTAAAAAAGTGATTGAAACAGGGCTTGATAATGGCTATACTACTATAGTAATTGCAGACCACGGCAACTGCGAAACGATGATAAACCCTGATGGAAGCCCTAACACAGCCCATACTACTAACCCGGTGCCGATCATTTTAGTTGATAAAAACTTACAGCATGTTAAAAATGGTATACTCGGTGACATTGCCCCAACCATTCTTGACCTTATGGGAATTGAGAAACCCGTTGCAATGACACAGGAATCACTGGTGTCTTAA
- the map gene encoding type I methionyl aminopeptidase: protein MIIPKTREEIELMRESALLVSKTLGMIAGEIKPGITTLQLDKMAEEFIRDHQAVPGFLGLYGCPSTLLTSVNEQVVHGLPTKRPIEDGDIVSVDCGVLKNEFYGDHAYTFEIGEVAPETKKLLQVTKESLYIGIREFRAGNRVEDVGNAIQRYTEAHGYGVVRELVGHGLGRKMHEGPEMPNYGKRGRGKMFVEGLVVAIEPMINMGSRNIKTLKDGWTIVTADKKPSAHFEHDVAIINGKPELLSTFAYIYKALGIKSDEENDFRMEPLVLS from the coding sequence ATGATAATCCCAAAGACGAGAGAAGAGATAGAACTGATGCGTGAAAGCGCCCTTTTGGTTTCAAAAACCCTGGGCATGATTGCAGGAGAGATAAAGCCGGGAATCACTACACTACAGCTTGATAAAATGGCTGAGGAATTTATACGTGACCACCAGGCAGTTCCGGGATTTCTGGGATTATACGGCTGTCCTTCAACATTGCTTACCAGCGTAAATGAGCAGGTAGTACATGGCCTGCCTACCAAACGCCCTATTGAAGATGGTGATATTGTATCAGTTGATTGTGGTGTGCTTAAAAATGAGTTTTACGGAGACCATGCTTATACTTTTGAAATTGGCGAGGTTGCCCCTGAAACTAAAAAGCTGCTTCAGGTTACGAAGGAATCGCTTTATATTGGCATACGTGAATTTCGTGCAGGCAACAGGGTAGAAGATGTAGGCAATGCCATACAGAGGTATACTGAAGCTCATGGTTATGGTGTAGTGCGTGAACTTGTAGGTCATGGCCTTGGCCGCAAAATGCACGAAGGCCCTGAAATGCCAAACTACGGCAAACGCGGCCGGGGCAAAATGTTTGTTGAAGGTCTTGTGGTAGCCATCGAGCCTATGATAAATATGGGTAGCAGGAATATTAAAACGCTGAAAGACGGCTGGACGATTGTAACTGCAGACAAAAAACCAAGCGCTCACTTCGAACATGATGTGGCAATAATAAATGGTAAGCCCGAATTACTATCAACTTTTGCATATATCTATAAAGCTCTGGGAATAAAGAGTGATGAGGAGAATGATTTCAGGATGGAGCCGCTGGTATTGAGTTAG